A single Oncorhynchus tshawytscha isolate Ot180627B linkage group LG01, Otsh_v2.0, whole genome shotgun sequence DNA region contains:
- the LOC112229860 gene encoding repulsive guidance molecule B: MGRSGPQNLAKRQLWNYINCTMALLSLLLRPAHCQQCRIQRCNAEYVASTSPSSGLQEDSLSDVDYCIALRAYALCTRRTARSCRGDLVYHSAVFRIKELFSQQNCSSDGPTSSAKATSTSRPAVSELCDYESRVLALGPAGQGKKYAHCGLFGDPHLRTFRDEFQTCKVEGAWPLIDNRYLSVQVTNVPVVLGSSATATSKITVIFKSYHGCTEQKVYQATTEDLPSAFQDGTRSGGEGGSLWIVEKGGSGGRLVKIQARYIGTSIIVRRVGRYLTFAIRMPEDTLDFSEENSGLQLCLHGCPRNELIKEHMLGRQPLHPRLPGSGSNPELGPLLPPHQTYTVERATAKCRETLQVEDVYFQSCVFDLLTTGDPEFSMAAYGALEDLKALPPSKLKQNSPRTPRVQLNRGGPHILATATPSLVTFLLLVLLLL; the protein is encoded by the exons ATGGGGAGAAGCGGACCTCAAAACTTGGCTAAGCGGCAGCTTTGGAATTATATTAATTGTACGATGGCTTTACTTTCGCTGCTACTCAGACCAG CACACTGCCAGCAGTGCCGTATCCAGCGCTGCAATGCGGAGTACGTGGCCTCTACCTCGCCCTCTAGTGGTCTCCAAGAGGACTCCCTGTCCGATGTGGACTACTGCATCGCCCTGCGCGCCTATGCCCTGTGTACCCGACGCACGGCGCGCAGCTGCAGGGGCGACCTGGTCTACCACTCAGCTGTGTTCCGCATCAAGGAGCTCTTCTCccagcaaaactgctccagcgaCGGGCCCACCTCCTCGGCCAAGGCCACCAGCACCTCCAGGCCGGCCGTGTCCGAGCTATGCGACTACGAGAGCCGTGTGCTGGCCTTGGGCCCCGCAGGCCAGGGGAAGAAGTACGCCCACTGTGGATTATTCGGAGACCCCCACCTGCGGACGTTCCGCGACGAGTTCCAGACGTGCAAGGTGGAGGGGGCATGGCCTCTCATCGATAACCGCTACCTGTCAGTGCAGGTGACTAACGTGCCTGTTGTCCTGGGCTCCAGTGCCACCGCCACCAGCAAG ATAACGGTGATCTTCAAGTCGTACCATGGCTGTACGGAGCAGAAGGTGTACCAGGCCACCACAGAGGACCTACCCTCTGCCTTCCAGGATGGCACACGGAGTGGCGGGGAGGGGGGCAGTCTGTGGATCGTAGAGAAGGGCGGCTCCGGGGGCCGCCTGGTGAAGATCCAGGCCCGCTACATCGGGACGTCCATCATAGTGCGCCGGGTGGGCCGCTACCTTACCTTTGCTATCCGCATGCCGGAGGACACCCTTGACTTTTCTGAGGAGAACAGTGGGCTGCAGCTCTGTCTGCACGGATGCCCGCGCAACGAGCTCATCAAGGAGCACATGCTGGGGCGCCAACCTCTTCACCCCCGCCTCCCGGGCTCTGGGTCTAACCCCGAGCTGGGGCCCCTCCTGCCCCCACACCAGACCTACACAGTGGAGCGTGCCACGGCCAAGTGCAGGGAGACCCTGCAGGTGGAGGATGTGTACTTCCAGTCCTGTGTTTTTGACCTGCTCACCACGGGGGACCCTGAGTTCTCCATGGCAGCCTACGGGGCCCTGGAGGATCTGAAGGCCCTTCCTCCCAGCAAACTGAAGCAGAACTCTCCGAGGACTCCTCGTGTCCAACTCAACAGAGGCGGGCCACACATACTGGCTACAGCAACCCCCAGTCTGGTCACATTCCTGCTTCTGGTTCTGCTGCTTTTGTAA